CCCATTTAAACCTTTAAATTTACTAACATTTTCCATAATCTCACCAGTTTAAGTTATTGTTTAAATTATTATAAATTTAATTACATTACTAATTTCAAAATAAAAAAATTAATTAATAGGTCATTTAAATAATGCTTTCTACATTATTCATACTGAAAAAGGGAGATACATGTTAAATCATCCGTATCGGTCGCTACCTCTTAGGAAAATATATATAACGTAAGCAATAATGAGCACGATGATTACTGGCAGCAGCCAAATGAACAAATTGAATGCAATCACTGCGAGTATAATAGCTATTATTATATATACTATGTCTTTAATATCCATACAATTAAGTTAGAGTTTAATATATTTATATATTTCTAATCGTAATAACGTAGTTTACTAAAAAAATATGAGTTTGAGGATATAACATGAAAATACTGGTTGTAAACAATCATGGACAATATAATCATAGAATTCACAGGACATTGCACTATTTAAAAATTCCTTCAGAGATAATTCCTAATTCCACTGCAATTACAAAAATAGAAGAAAAAGAACCTGCAGGAATTATACTTGGAGGCGGTCCATCAATAGAAAGAACAGGAAATTGCTTTAAATATGTGAAAGAATTGGATTATCCAATTTTAGGAATATGTCTTGGTCATCAAATCATTGCAGAAGCTTATGGCGGCGAAATAGGAGCTGCAGGAATAGAAAGCTATGCAAAAATAGAAATAGACATAAAAGAAGAAAATGACATTTTCAAAGGCTTTGGAGATAAAATGAAGGTGTGGGCATCACACAAAGATGAAGTTATAAGTTTACCTCAAGATTTTAAATTACTTGCAAGTTCTCCCATATGTGAAATTGAAGCCATGAAACATGAAACCAATCCATTATATGGAATACAGTTCCATCCGGAGGTTTATCACACTGAAAACGGCCCTAAATTATTTGAAAACTTTTATGAAGCTTGTAAAAATTATTCAAAAAAATAACCTCAATTTGAAATAGAATTAATTCATTATTTTAGATATTTAAGGTCTAAAACGTAATAATAATGATTTCCATCTTTAATCAACATAGATTTATCAATTATTTCATTCCATCCTGTTTTATTTTCAAATAAAATTACAATTTCGTATTTTTCATTGGTTACAGGTAATTTTGATTTTATTTCTTCTAAAGAATTTGCTTTATAAACTCTTTTTGTAGAATATGAAAGTAATTCTGGAGGATTTTCAGGTATTTGCAAATCTGGAGAGAAAACTATGTCATTATAACCAGTATTTCTTTCTATTGACGTGCCAATATCTTTACAGTAACCATCTACCTGCTGAAAAACATTTTTATATTGGGAATGTTCCTGGGCAATTAAGACTCCAGAAACAGATGAACTAACTAAAAAGATAAATAAGAAAATAATCTTAACCTTTTTAGCTGTCTGGTCTGTTATTGTACATATATTCTTTAAAATAAAATATATTAATATTGGTAAAAGAATAAATGGCACTGTGGCAATGAAAGGAGATAATTTAAGTATGGAAAATTGATGAAGAGCGGAATGATTTTTAAAAACAAATATTTGTAAGATACAGGGAATTATTAACATCCCAATTAAATAAAGAATCTTTTTAACATCGTCATCTACTTTTTCCCCCTTTAAATAAATAAAGACTAAAAATATTAAAATTCCTGATAAAACAAATATGCTAATGATAAATGCATATTCCACTGAATTTCCATATGCATAATTAATATTTTTTAAAATAACATCCATAAATGGCCATGAACCAGTTGAAGTGCCAGTATATTCTCCACTTCGTTCTAAAAATTTTGATATAGTTTTATTTACAGAATTAAGCATGTAAACTTGTAATATAAAAAGAAAAACAGCGATTATAGGCATTAACCAGTATTTTAAGCTTTCAATAATAAAATTTAATTTGCCATTGTTCCATTTTATCTGGGATGCAATTAAACGTTTTATATAAACAACAAAAACAACAAAAACAAAGAACCAATCTGTTAATACTCCATAAAACGTTAAAAACGCCTGAAATATAGTTATAATGGTTAATGATCTACTATCTTTTTCAACACTGGATCTTATCACTTCTAAAAATATAAAAAGGACAAAGGGAAGAATAATGGCTTGATCAGAGAAAAATTCATTTTGATGCCAGTATAAAGTTCCAGGCAGTAAAAGTTCAATCATTATGGGAATTATAGAAAATAGAAACGCGTTTAAATGGCCAATCCTAAGCTGTAATAAAAAGAAAAAGATAATAAGGGCCAGAATAAAAGCAATAAAGAAATGGTTAGTTCTATTATATTTCATAACCAGTGCATGTGACGGTTCTTCTTGATTTATTTTACTAATTATATATATTGGTATAATTGTGCCTGGAGGATAAGAAGTGTAGGGATCTCTGCTTTCTAATGTGGGGAATTCAATAGAACGGGGATTTTCAAGCATTGCAAACTTTAAACTAACTGGATTTTCCCTATACCAGTTTTTAGTGAATTTTACTGTGCTGCTTGTGAGCCATTCATTTGAGTTGTAGGAAACGTCCCCAAAATAAGGTTCTCTTATTTTTATAGTGTATTCAAAAACAGTGGTGGTAATAGCTAGAAGAAGGAGAACACATAAAAATGATTTAAATAAGTTTGATTTATAATTAAATCCCATAAACTTACTTAAAATTTAAATGTATTTATTATTAACTATTTTTCTTCATGGTATTCTTCTTCAGCGTTAATACTCCAAAGATTATCCTTTGAATTTACATTATTCATAATATTTTCAACTGCAGTCATTGCAGTAAGCATAGAATGGTCCATATTGTTGTAACGATGCATTCCATTCCTTCCAATTAAAAACAGATTTTCAAACTTGTCAGTAAATTCTCTAACGTCATTGAATTGTTCATAAGCTCCAAAATAGGCAGGATAAGTCTTAGGAACTCTGATAACCACACTGTCCAGTACATTTTCTTTATTGATTATATCTATTTTTGCTAGTTCATCTATTGCAAATTTGGTGAAATCATCATCTGCCATTTTCCATAATTCATCTCCTTCATTACAGAAATATTCAAGCCCAATCCATGATTTACTATCGTCTTCTAATAAATATGGGCTCCAATTATTAAATATTTGAAGTCTACCTAGTTTTACGTCACGTTCCTGTATGTAGATCCAGTTATCAGGAACAATATTGTTCATGGTCTTTTGTTTAGTCGTATTTTTAATTTTAAGTTCATTTAAAAGTAAACCAACAGTAATAAAGTCACGGTACATTAAACCAGAGGCAATATTTTTAATATTCGATGGTGCTTCCATAGACTGGATTAAATCTTTAACTGGCATTGTTGAGAAGTAATAATCTCCTTTTTCAGTCTTTATTTCACCAGTTTGGACGTCTTTTATTTTTATTCCAGTTATTTCGTTATCTTCATGTTCAATTCCAATAACATGGCGATTATGGTGTATTTCACCACCATTTTCTCTAATTATTCTTGCAACTTCTTCCCACATCTGCCCGGGTCCAAATTTAGGGTACATAAATTGTTCAATCAAGCTTGTTTCCACTTTTTTCTGTTCTATTGAGGAATCCCTTGAAAATTTGCTTTTTACTGCGTGAACAATGGCTTTTGTTATGGATAATCCTTTTATTCTTTGAGCACCCCAATCTGGGTTAATTTCATCGCAATTTATTCCCCATACTTTCTCTGTGTAATCCTTAAAGAAGGTTAAATAAAGTTCTCTTCCAAATCTGTTTATAAAAAAGTCTTCAAGAGATTTTTCTTCTTTAATTGGAGATAATGAAATTTTAATATAACTTAAACCAATTTTAAGGGTTCTAATTAATCCAAGATTAGAAAAAGTGTTTAAATTAAGTGAAATAGGGTAATCAAAGAAGTTTCTGAGGAAAAAAATCCTGGAAAGACGTCCACGGTTTAACATTACCTTATCCTCTTTTTCAGGATCAGGGGCAGCAACTTTAATAGTTTCAGAAGTTCCTATTTCTCTTTTTACACATTCTTTAGAGATAGGAATGGCTCTTCCAATTTGGGCATCGTCTTTTGCTGGAGCGCCCTGTAATGGCATTATATTTTGCCACCATTCCATAACTCTGTCATTTTTTGAAAAAAACCTGTGACCACCAATATCTATCCTGTTACCTTTGTATCTAACAGTTTTTGAAATTCCTCCAATGTCTTCGGTCATTTCATAGATAATTGGTTTAATATCAGTTTTATCCAGTAATTCGTAGGCTGCAGTTAATCCTGCAGGTCCCGCACCGATTATAATCGCTGTTTTTTGGTTCATATTGATAATCCCACCTAATTGTTGTCATTGAACTAATGATTTATCACCAGCAAAATGATGTCAAATTAAAATATTGTGTAGCTGAATTCTCCTAATTTCATAATTTTATCTAAACAATGTAATTTTTCTTGCAGAGAAATTCCAGAATAAGACTAAACTTGCCGTAATAATTTTAGAAAACAGATAATAAAGAGTTATATATTCTGTAAAAAACCACATAAACAGTACAGTTAGGCCAAGTCCTATTACTCCAATAACTGTAAAAATTGTAAATTCAGACCAGATATTATTAAGGGTACGTTTATTGAAAACCCATTTGATACTCAGGGCATAATTTGCTATTAATCCTAAAATAAACGCTATAGCAGCAGAGAAGAGATAATAAATACCAAAGTACTGGGTTAATATAAATAATGAGCCAAAATCTACTATAAATGCAATTCCGCCTACAAATATGTAGCGGAAAAATTGGATATGAGTGTTATCAGTTTGATTTTTTATCAATTTATCAATTGTACTTTCTTTTGTATCATTCATGTAATAATCACCTTATGAATATGTAATAATAAAACAAGTAACTGTTTCAAACATTACCAGATTGAAATTAAATCAATTTATAGATTTGTTATCTGTTAATATATAAATATATAATTCATGGGAGCTACTTTAAAAATAGCTTTTTGGACATAAACAATTAGAAATCTGTAATATGATTTAAACTATTGAAAAAATCAATTTTTTAAGGCTTTAGTTAAGTAAAATAGCTTATTATAAATATTAAAAGCGTAATAAGCAGGAAAATTACTGCATAAGTTATTATTATCAGATTTAGGTTTTCACGAACAGCATTTAAAACTTTATTATCAATATCATCAAAATTTCTTATTTTAAATAACATTAGAAACAGTAAAGGGAATATAGGGATGAAATACCTTCCTTGAATACCATCTATTATAGTTTGCCCAACTACAGTCCATGAAATATATACAAATGCACATACAAGGAGGAAAATTATAATGGCTGTTGCTAATGAAATTAATTTCTGTTTTTGTGTTACAATCACCTTGCTTTTATCTAACAATGCTACAGGAATTATTGTAAGTGCATAAAATCCTAACCACCATAGAGGTAATGGAATATCAAGCCAGAAATTACCTACAAATAATAATTGATAAGAGAGACCCCTGTAAAAGAATGTTTTTACAAGTATGTAGGGAAATCTCAATGGATCTCCTAAAATATAAGCTATTTGGCCAGATATGGAAACCTGGGGCACAATTGGAACATAAAGATTTTTAACAAGGAGATTCCAGGCACCACTTATTATAACTATAGATAGAAATAGAAATCCTGCCATTAAAAACATTTTTTTTCTACTCCCGAACTTTTCTGAAGGAATAAGGAATATCAAGAGCAATAAAACAAAATATATTTGTTTAGATAATGCCAGGAGCAAAAGAAGTATAAATAGAATATAAATGTCTTTTATATTTATTTTCTTTTTATTTTCTTCAAATGCATATTTAAAGAAGATTGCAACAATTAAAAAGGATAATCCCAGTATAAAACTGTCTGCTGAAAGTGATGCAGCCTCATAAAGTGTCATGGGGATTAATGCTACCATGAAAAAGACCCATTTTTGAACAGGAGTGATTCTAATTGCAAGATAAGTAAGAAAAATCCATACAAGTAAATTAGCCAGCCTTCCAAGATACATCAAGATTAATGGGGATAAATTAAACAATTTTCCAAGAGTTATGGCAAATGCAGAGATTAAATATGGAATTGGAGGATAGGTGATAACTGCAATTCTTGAAATATCCTCAAAAACTCTATCTTTGCTATTAAATGGGATATAAAGAAGAGATGTTATGTTAAATTTGTCGTCTCGATCCAGAATAAAGGAATTCCATTCGTTTGCTACTTTTTGGGAGGTAATCTGCACACTTTCAGGAACGTAAACACCAGATTTATCTCCTAATTTTTCAGGAAGTACATGTCCTTCGCTTACGTATAAAGCCCTGTAAAAATGTTCATATTCATCTGGAACCTGAAAAGCAGGTGTTGCAACGAGAAAACCAAGTCCATATATTAATGCAATTATAAGAAATGCAGTTTGGGGTTTGATATCTCTGAATTTACCCATCATTGACATAGATTTTACATTTATTTTTTACTTATATAAAAACTGATGTTTTGAGAAGTTGAAAGTTATTTCATTTATTTAAAATAGAAATACTAAAAGATTATAAACATCAATAATGATATTTTTAAAATAAAAACATTTTATTATTAATAATTATATTTTAACAATCTAATTAAGGTGAAAATATGCTTGATCCATCTGATTTTATAAAGGAGTCAATTGAAAAAATTAAAAAAGAAATAGGGGATGAAAAGGCAATAATTGCTCTTTCTGGTGGTGTTGACAGTTCAGTTGCATCTGTATTGGTTTCAGAAGCAATTGGAGATAATCTTGCTGCAGTATTTGTTGATCATGGACTTTTACGCCAGGGAGAAGCAGAATACGTACAGAGAACCTTTGAATCTAGACTTAATTTTCATTGCATCGATGCAAAAGAAGAATTTTTAAAAAAGCTTGAAGGAGTAGAAGACCCTGAAGATAAACGTAAAATAATAGGCGAAGTGTTTATACGAGTTTTTGAAAGAGAAGCAGAAAAAGAAGGGGCTAAATTTTTAGTTCAAGGCACCATAGCTCCGGATTGGATTGAAAGTGAAGGTAAAATTAAATCTCATCACAATGTTGCTTTACCTCATGGATTGGTTTTAGAACTGGTAGAGCCAATAAGAGAACTTTATAAGGATGAAGTGAGAATTATTGGAAGTGAATTGGGCCTTCCAGATGAAATGGTTAATAGGCAACCGTTTCCAGGGCCAGGGCTCGCTGTACGTGTTGTAGGTAAATTGAGTGAAGAAAAGATAGAAATCTGCAGAAAAGCAAATGCTATTGTTGAAGAAGAAGTTAAAAAAGAGGGGCTTGACGCTACATTATGGCAGTATTTTGCAGTCTTAACTGATACTAAGGTTACAGGGGTTAAAGGGGATATAAGGGACTATGGATACCTTGTTGTGCTTAGAATGGTTGAATCATGGGATGCTATGACAGCTAATGTTCCTGAACTTCCATGGGAAATGATAAGAACAATTTCAGCACGAATTACAGCTGAAATTCCAGAAGTAACTCATGTTTCGCTTTCAGTTAGTGATAAACCTCCAAGCACAATTGAATTTGCATAAAAAAAGAGTATTCACTACTATTTTTTTTTTTTGATGTAGGAATATATTTAAAATGGCGGTTTAAGCCCATTTTGAGGGGCTTGTCAAGTTTTTGGCCTGATCACGTTCTTTAATTTTGTGTATTGCATCGAACATGTTTAGAAGTATCAGTTTTATATCATGTTCTTTTTCAACAACTGCGTTCATTAACGCTTTTTCAGCCCCTTTACGTGCATTTATATCAGTAATAATTGCAACAGACCCTATATATTGCTTTTTATGGTTTAATAAGGGATTTGCAGATATGAGCACCCATATGTCAGAACCGTTTTTATGTGTAAGTTTTAATTCATATACTTCTTTAATTCCTTTTTCACGTCTTTTTAAGTGTTTATATAATTTTTTTCGTGATTTTTCACTTACAAATTCTGATAAATTATGGTTAATTACTTCTTTTGTTTTATAGCCTAACATAGCTATCATCTGGTGGTTAACATAGTGTATTGTACCTTTTGAATCTATAGATAAGACTCCAGAATAAGCGTATTCAATTATATTTCTATATTTCTCTAAATTTTTTAGGAGAGGGCCTCCTGCATTTTTTAGAGTATTTAGCTCGTTTTTAAGCTTTTTATTTTCTAATATTAAATTTTCATGCTCTGATTTAAGTATTTCGATCAATTTATCCTTTTCATGAGATGAAAACTGTTTAATGCCGATATTTTTATATTCTTCGTTATTTTGAGGCTTTTTTGGATATATTTTTTCTTTATTTGTGCTCATTAATTATTAGATAGTTATTACATTATATAAAAATGTTTATTTTAATTTTTCCAAGTCTAATTTAAACAGAGTGAAAAACTAATTTAAGCTATGATATGAATAAATTCATTTGATGATCAAATTGTTTTATTAATAAAAAAATAGTATTTAAATCACGGATTAAGGGAATTAAATGAAAAATGATGAAAATTCTCATGAAACTCTTTTTAGAATATTTATTAGCCTTGTTAGGATTTCTAAGAAGTTTAATGAATTGGAAAAGAGCTGTATAGATGTGGGTAATGGAGAAAAACTTTACCCTTCTCAAATTCATCTTATAGAGGCTATTGGAAATAATAGGGGCAAAAATGTCACTGAAATAAGTAAAAAATTTCAAATTACTAAAGGGGCTGTTTCACAAGTAGTAAATAAGCTTCATAATGATGGATTTATCAATAAAAAAAGAAATAAAGAGAGTGGAAAGGAAATAATCTTATCTTTAACTGAAAAAGGGCAAATGGTATTTGAAATTCAGAATAAATTACATAATAAGGTGGAATTGGAATTTATAGATTATTTAGAAAATTTCACGCCGGAACAAGTTGACTCTTTTCTTCAAATGTTAAGTAAAATTGAAGATTTTATCGATATCTTTTTAAATAATGAGTTTTAATATTTTACACTATAGTTTAGTAGCTAAACTATGGTAAAAATATTTGAGGTTATGATAATTATGTCTTTAAAATCTTCAGTTAAAGCACATTTTACTTATAGTTCATTTTCACCCCATCTAAATAAGTTTCATTCCCATATATTGGGTATAAATGACTTAAATTTGCATAATGATACTAATGAATTAAAAATAAGAAAATTCACCTTAAGAGACACTGATAAATGCGCAGAACTATTCAAAAACGTTTTTTCAGCATATCCATGGTATGATGAATGGACGTCTCTGGATCAATCCCGGAAATATCTAATGGAATTAATTAAAAATCCTGTTTTTGAAGGTTTTGTTGCCTGCGAAGGTCAAGAAATAGCGGCTGTTTGTTTTGGGCATAGAAGATCATGGTGGATGGGGAAAGAATTCTTCATTGATGAATTTTATGTGCAAAATGAAGTACAGGGAAATGGAATTGGAACTCAGCTATTGGATTATGTAAAAAATAACCTTAAAACTGAAAATTACACCCGATTAGTCCTTTTAACAAATAAGGGGATACCTGCTGAGGAATTTTACATTAAAAATGGATTTAATAACAATCAAAAAAGAATAGTTATGGTTAAAGAGATTTAAACAGATTTAACCTATTTTTCCAAAACATTTAAATTTGACTGGAATGATTTAGCAACTATGGGATTTGCAGCTACAGCAGGTAACCCTAAATCTTCTAAAACTTTCATACAAAGTTCAATTTCATTTAAACCATCATTATTGCTGTTTATTTTATAAACTGATTCATTAATATTTTGAAGATAATCTAAACCTTCATCCATGCTATCGTATGCATGAATACCTTCTTGGGGATCATCCCAAGAAGCTAATAATACATTTATTCCCTCTATTCTTTTTAATTTATCCACAGATCGGATCGATTCGTTGAAATCGTCGTAAATTGGTAGATCGCCTTTAATCGGAACTGCATCTCCTGTAAATAAAACACATTCTTCTTCAATAAAAATAGAAATTGAACCTTTAGAATGGCCAGGCGTATGAATTACTTTTAATGTTATATCGCCACCTAAATCTATTAAATCTCCATCTGCAAGATTCATATTAACATTAACTGATCCTTCAACAAGTGAATGAAAATTAGGTACTGGACGCTCTTTTTCCTGTAATTCTACATCTTCGATCCATGGGATTTCACCTTGATGAGCTGCAATTTCACAATTTGATTTTTCCTGTATAGATTTCGCTGATCCAATATGATCTGGATGTGAATGTGTTAAAATCATTAAAGAGATATCATCAGGGCGCAATCCAATTTTATCCATATAATTAAAAATTATTTCTTTTGAAGAGGAAACTCCACTATCAATTAGGCATATTTCATTTCCATTTATTAGATATGAATAAACAAATCTTTCAAGTATCCCTGCATCTGTTTTTACTTGAAAAGGAATCTTTATTGCATGAACATGTTTTGTAATTTCCATAATTTTAACTCCAATGACATATTTTTACTAATTAATGATATTTAGAAGAAATAATCCTTTTATAAATCACCATATTTATTCTTTCACTCAAAAATCAGAGCATTCGAAAATCTACGATTTTCGATGCCCTAAAATCATTTATTTTAGGGCCCCAAACACTTGTGTTTGAGGTTCTCAATCCATTCATATGTTTTCATAACTTTACTGAATCTCATAGCTTGAGTAATTAAAACTGCTTTATGAAGTTCTTTTGCCTTTATTTCTCCAGCGTAGTTTGATATATCCAGTGTACCAGTTGCATCACTTAAAAATTCAACATTATAGCCCATGTGCATTGCTTGGCGTGCGGTTGTATCGCAGCACATCTGTGTCATGTAACCACAAACTGTAACTGTTTCTATTTCATTTTCTTTAAGCCATGACTCCAATTCGGTTCCTGTGAAACTTCCAGGTAGATTTTTTTCAATTATTTCATCATAATCTCTTTTTAAAATTTCTTCATGAATTTCATGTTCATATGTTCCATTTTTAAAAGTAAGAACATCTTTTCCAGTGTTTGCATGTTGAACAAGAATCACTGGAATTCCATTTTCATTAGCTGAATACATTGCTTTAAGAATATTTTTAAAACTATCTTGTGGATAGCTTATTGGTAATTTACCATTAAAATATTCGTTTTGAACATCAATTATTAATAAAGCTCTTTTCATAATGCTCCTACCTGATGATTATATTTGTTTATTAATTTATTTTTTTTAAATTGTAAAGTTTCTTTTATATATAACATATACTATATTATGCAATAAGTTATATATAACATATTATATATTATGCCTATGTTTCAGGGAGGAAATTAGATGTCACTATCATATGCAATGTTAGGCATTTTAACTTATGGCCCCATGACAGGTTACAGTTTAAAGAAAATATTTGATAAATCCATATCTCAAGTATGGGCTGCTAGTTTAAGCCAGATTTACAGAGAACTAGCTGTTCTTGAAAAAAAAGGATATTTATCTTCAAATATTCAAAAACAGGAAAATAGACCAGATAAAAGGATATACAACATAACGGAAGAAGGAAAAAACGCATTTCAAGAGTGGCTAAGTGATTTTCCAGAAAAATTGTCATTTCCAAAAAGGGATGAATTTATGCTCCGCATCTTTTTTGCTTCAAGATTAGAAAAAGAAGATGTTATAAATGAATTGGAACGTTTTATTTTACAAAAACGTGCATATTTAGAGACTTTAAATGAATTAGAAAAAAAATTCGATGTTTGCAGCAGCGGATTTCAAGTAGAATCTGCAAAAAAAGAAGAATTGTTTTGGCATTTCACAATTAAAAGGGGTAAAATGACCTTGGAAACAGTTATAAAATGGGCAGAAGAATGTATTAAAGAATTAAAAGAGCAAAAAATGGATTCATGATATTATGACTACTAAATCAAAATATTCCTCAACAATATATTATTTTACAGGGACTGGTAACTCACTGGCTGTTGCCAGAGATATTGCCAATGAAATAGGTGAAACAGAACTAATATCAATCCCTGCAGTTATAAACGGGAAAATCATGGCAGATACTCCTTCTATTGGTCTGATTTTTCCAGTATATATGTGGGGAATGCCTAATATGGTCGTTAATTTTGTTGATAAGTTAAATATAATGAAAGATCAGTATGTTTTTGCTGTAGCTACTTGTGCTGGTCAGCCTGGCGAAACTCTGGTTCAATTGCAAAAATTACTCCAGGGTAAGGGTTCTGATCTCCATGCAGGGTTTGCAGTGAAAGAAGCCCCCAATACAATCCAGAGTGACATTATTTTCATCAAAATAGCCAGATTAATTGAAAGAAATGAGAGAATTTCAAAATCTGGAATTGAAAGATTGGAAGAAATTGTTGACATGATAAAAAATAAAAAGGAACACAAACCAGAAACAAGCTCAAAACTTCTTAATAAATATGGAAACTTGATTTATAAAGGAGGCATGAGCAGAATTAATACAATGGGCAAATTCTGGGCTGACGAAAAATGTAATCTGTGTTTAAACTGTCAGAAAATTTGTCCAAGCAACAATATTGAGATAATAAATGATAAAATTCATTGGAATCAAAAATGTGAATTCTGCCAGGCATGTGTCCAGTGGTGCCCTAAAGAAGCAATCCACATTGAAAGAGAGGATTTAAACAGGCGCTATCATAATCCGGCAATAAAAATGAAAGATATAATTTTGAGGT
This portion of the Methanobacterium sp. genome encodes:
- a CDS encoding DUF2142 domain-containing protein, translating into MSMMGKFRDIKPQTAFLIIALIYGLGFLVATPAFQVPDEYEHFYRALYVSEGHVLPEKLGDKSGVYVPESVQITSQKVANEWNSFILDRDDKFNITSLLYIPFNSKDRVFEDISRIAVITYPPIPYLISAFAITLGKLFNLSPLILMYLGRLANLLVWIFLTYLAIRITPVQKWVFFMVALIPMTLYEAASLSADSFILGLSFLIVAIFFKYAFEENKKKINIKDIYILFILLLLLALSKQIYFVLLLLIFLIPSEKFGSRKKMFLMAGFLFLSIVIISGAWNLLVKNLYVPIVPQVSISGQIAYILGDPLRFPYILVKTFFYRGLSYQLLFVGNFWLDIPLPLWWLGFYALTIIPVALLDKSKVIVTQKQKLISLATAIIIFLLVCAFVYISWTVVGQTIIDGIQGRYFIPIFPLLFLMLFKIRNFDDIDNKVLNAVRENLNLIIITYAVIFLLITLLIFIISYFT
- a CDS encoding GtrA family protein produces the protein MNDTKESTIDKLIKNQTDNTHIQFFRYIFVGGIAFIVDFGSLFILTQYFGIYYLFSAAIAFILGLIANYALSIKWVFNKRTLNNIWSEFTIFTVIGVIGLGLTVLFMWFFTEYITLYYLFSKIITASLVLFWNFSARKITLFR
- a CDS encoding NAD(P)/FAD-dependent oxidoreductase; translation: MNQKTAIIIGAGPAGLTAAYELLDKTDIKPIIYEMTEDIGGISKTVRYKGNRIDIGGHRFFSKNDRVMEWWQNIMPLQGAPAKDDAQIGRAIPISKECVKREIGTSETIKVAAPDPEKEDKVMLNRGRLSRIFFLRNFFDYPISLNLNTFSNLGLIRTLKIGLSYIKISLSPIKEEKSLEDFFINRFGRELYLTFFKDYTEKVWGINCDEINPDWGAQRIKGLSITKAIVHAVKSKFSRDSSIEQKKVETSLIEQFMYPKFGPGQMWEEVARIIRENGGEIHHNRHVIGIEHEDNEITGIKIKDVQTGEIKTEKGDYYFSTMPVKDLIQSMEAPSNIKNIASGLMYRDFITVGLLLNELKIKNTTKQKTMNNIVPDNWIYIQERDVKLGRLQIFNNWSPYLLEDDSKSWIGLEYFCNEGDELWKMADDDFTKFAIDELAKIDIINKENVLDSVVIRVPKTYPAYFGAYEQFNDVREFTDKFENLFLIGRNGMHRYNNMDHSMLTAMTAVENIMNNVNSKDNLWSINAEEEYHEEK
- a CDS encoding cysteine hydrolase; this encodes MKRALLIIDVQNEYFNGKLPISYPQDSFKNILKAMYSANENGIPVILVQHANTGKDVLTFKNGTYEHEIHEEILKRDYDEIIEKNLPGSFTGTELESWLKENEIETVTVCGYMTQMCCDTTARQAMHMGYNVEFLSDATGTLDISNYAGEIKAKELHKAVLITQAMRFSKVMKTYEWIENLKHKCLGP
- a CDS encoding GNAT family N-acetyltransferase, with product MSLKSSVKAHFTYSSFSPHLNKFHSHILGINDLNLHNDTNELKIRKFTLRDTDKCAELFKNVFSAYPWYDEWTSLDQSRKYLMELIKNPVFEGFVACEGQEIAAVCFGHRRSWWMGKEFFIDEFYVQNEVQGNGIGTQLLDYVKNNLKTENYTRLVLLTNKGIPAEEFYIKNGFNNNQKRIVMVKEI
- a CDS encoding MBL fold metallo-hydrolase; protein product: MEITKHVHAIKIPFQVKTDAGILERFVYSYLINGNEICLIDSGVSSSKEIIFNYMDKIGLRPDDISLMILTHSHPDHIGSAKSIQEKSNCEIAAHQGEIPWIEDVELQEKERPVPNFHSLVEGSVNVNMNLADGDLIDLGGDITLKVIHTPGHSKGSISIFIEEECVLFTGDAVPIKGDLPIYDDFNESIRSVDKLKRIEGINVLLASWDDPQEGIHAYDSMDEGLDYLQNINESVYKINSNNDGLNEIELCMKVLEDLGLPAVAANPIVAKSFQSNLNVLEK
- a CDS encoding PAS domain S-box protein, with product MSTNKEKIYPKKPQNNEEYKNIGIKQFSSHEKDKLIEILKSEHENLILENKKLKNELNTLKNAGGPLLKNLEKYRNIIEYAYSGVLSIDSKGTIHYVNHQMIAMLGYKTKEVINHNLSEFVSEKSRKKLYKHLKRREKGIKEVYELKLTHKNGSDIWVLISANPLLNHKKQYIGSVAIITDINARKGAEKALMNAVVEKEHDIKLILLNMFDAIHKIKERDQAKNLTSPSKWA
- the guaA gene encoding glutamine-hydrolyzing GMP synthase subunit GuaA, whose protein sequence is MLDPSDFIKESIEKIKKEIGDEKAIIALSGGVDSSVASVLVSEAIGDNLAAVFVDHGLLRQGEAEYVQRTFESRLNFHCIDAKEEFLKKLEGVEDPEDKRKIIGEVFIRVFEREAEKEGAKFLVQGTIAPDWIESEGKIKSHHNVALPHGLVLELVEPIRELYKDEVRIIGSELGLPDEMVNRQPFPGPGLAVRVVGKLSEEKIEICRKANAIVEEEVKKEGLDATLWQYFAVLTDTKVTGVKGDIRDYGYLVVLRMVESWDAMTANVPELPWEMIRTISARITAEIPEVTHVSLSVSDKPPSTIEFA
- a CDS encoding MarR family transcriptional regulator — its product is MKNDENSHETLFRIFISLVRISKKFNELEKSCIDVGNGEKLYPSQIHLIEAIGNNRGKNVTEISKKFQITKGAVSQVVNKLHNDGFINKKRNKESGKEIILSLTEKGQMVFEIQNKLHNKVELEFIDYLENFTPEQVDSFLQMLSKIEDFIDIFLNNEF
- a CDS encoding GMP synthase subunit A, whose product is MKILVVNNHGQYNHRIHRTLHYLKIPSEIIPNSTAITKIEEKEPAGIILGGGPSIERTGNCFKYVKELDYPILGICLGHQIIAEAYGGEIGAAGIESYAKIEIDIKEENDIFKGFGDKMKVWASHKDEVISLPQDFKLLASSPICEIEAMKHETNPLYGIQFHPEVYHTENGPKLFENFYEACKNYSKK